The Glycine soja cultivar W05 chromosome 15, ASM419377v2, whole genome shotgun sequence region taaataatttgaagtttATGTACCCCTCTGATGTCAAGGGGTATGGCCTATTGCTACCCCTAACAAGGTCTAAGTTCGGGTCAAAGATCAATTTTCACATGCTCTATACAAGGTCTAAGttcagtataaaaaaaaatcctagatTTAATTGGAGCTAAAAATTCATTGCCCTAATTTAACATTGTTAGTTTAAGTTGAGCTAGTTGTGGACTCATTGTGGGTTGTATATAAGTTATAGTGGGTAGAGTCCAAAAGAATTCAACTTTCTAAAGCAAGGATCAAGTTTAATGAAGTATAGTTGGTACGAGTTTTTGGAGGTTAAGCCCAAATTGAACCATATCTAATTAGACTAAAAAcgtataaatttaatttgtgtTCGAAATTTAAAGTTTAAGGGCTTAAGCTCTATATTACATTGAGTGAAGTTCAAGCCAAGTTAGTCACAAGCTCAAAAATGATCTAAAATCTATTCAAATCtctatttatatgattttttttatgaaattatttaatgcACTCCATTTTACTTGATGTATCTCCAAAATTCCTAATATTTCCTTTTTATCCTTCCTCTGCCATAGCCTCCTCTCCCACAAACCTCATGGCCATCACACCCAGCTCCACCCAACACCACCTCAACCACCCACCGCCACCTCCATACCGCACCAAACCACCACCCACCATCGCCATGCGCATCATTGTGATTCACACGAACCTCCACACCACACCAAACTCACCATTATGTCGCTCTACCCCCAAGTACCATAATACATTTGTATTGCGAATTACTCAATCTGAAATTATGATTTCtaaattttatctttgcttCCATTTCACGATGGCACACTCTTTGACTCCTATGCCATCGTGTCTCCCTTTCGTCAGCTACATCACAATAACACCACCTCTAGTGGCAATGGGTGGAGTAAACCACTACCAAGGAGCATAATGGGATGCACCAAGCAAAAAAGTGGACTGCATTAagtaattttagtcttttgttAGATTAGCCCACTCATATCTTTCATTAAATAGGTTAGGTTTGGTTGGACAAACCTAGTTTATTATCTCCAGCTGGCACAACAAGAGGCATAAAGAACTATGCAGGAGATGAACAAGGgtggagaaaaaaattgaaatggaccagataacttttaaaaacttaaaaaataaaatttgaaaataaaacagagaagtgtaagaaaataaaatcttaataaaaactaaaaatattagaatagaggtggagaaaaatattgaaatagaCGAGATAACttctaaaaacttaaaaactaagattagaaaataaaacacaaaagtTTAAGAACAAAAAGcctaataaaaattagaaacagaatacataatattttctaatctaaaattcatttatttaaagataaatgaGTGTGACTCaaaatttccttaaaaaataagaaaattaaataactagGAATTAACAAGTTACACCTCCCTCCCCCAACCCCCAAttcctttttcaaaaaaaaaaattaaatatacacgAAATACATGCAATATCAGTCGTGAATAACTCATTTATGTTCTTTAGCATTGCTTACATCAGTATACTCTGCAAGTAGCGATGAACACAAAAATAATatgtcattataaaaaaatggttgTTTATTAACAAGTGctacaattatttttcttagcATAGATTTTTccaatgaaaattaaactattagtataaatattaaaaatttatattaataacatgatatatatttttttgtcttaatccTCTAGttcatcaaagaaaataaattctgaCTAATCTGAAGTGTGACCGAAAGGTAAATAAAGTTTGTTCAATAATTAGTTTTGCCAAAGATCAGACtaagatattataaaaataattcaacctTAACTTTAGGCATGACAATGAAACTCGTACTCGTGGGTATCCGCCCAAACTCGTCCCGACTTTGACGGGAAATACCCGAGTTGATCGGGTTTGGGTTCGGGGATTACCCGACTTTTTTAATCGGGGTCGGGGTCGAGGATGTCACTACCCGTCCCATATTCATTCCCATACTTGCCCTTgatgatgaaattattaaaattttattaattgcttgttaattttttttataatttttacataatttaagatTCTTTTCTTGATAATTTTTGTAGATAAATGCTCTGCAATTAcgagtagttaaaaataaatgtgtaacaatcaaatttttttaaaaaaatcaaattttcaatataatttttttacaaatttttttttttacgaatcTAAATCGGGAACAGAGATACCCGATACTTAACAGGTACGAGAATGAGGTAACAAATTTTAACCAGTTAGATTTCGGGGACAGATATGAGTATATGTTGGGGAATCGGGGTTGGGGACGGGAGAGGCAATACCCATCCTGCGTTGTTGCCATGTCTATTTAACTTTAACACATTAATCACTTGCATCCAATTAATAATACATCATATTATTAACATAACCtttagattaatttttatcatacaAAGATTATATTTGCAAAAATAATCCTAGTTAAcaagtaatatttaatttatttattaataaatgacaattattttagTGGTTTACAgaggacaaaaataaaaatatatcgtaAGAGATATCATATATAGGAAGTTTTCCcgtcataaaattaaaagattccATCAATTTGTAGTTTCCAATAGATACTGTGTATATGATTCAGTCGACATTTTTAGTGTTCTATGTTTTTCAGGAATCTTGAAATTTGAGTATCTCTTCTTTCCAACCTTTTTTTCCCACATTCGTTGTTCTGATCTATTTCAGctgtatataataatatactatCAATTGGTTTGCAAAATCCAAGAGAACTTAAATGATTGAGTCAATGAATATCGTTGTATTCCGAGCTTGTTCTTACATATGCAAGTTATGCAAATGatgaaaaatcatatatatacgACAACCGCCCAAGTTATTTATATATGATCCTTATCTGTCTCTAAGATGAAAGCACCTTCTACAGATGAACTTCAATTCgtcattcaaatttcaagaaaacTTTCAATgattaatttacatatattaatttctgttattttaagtaaagtatttatataatttttttataaaaattaatgtcaATTTGATACTTTCGTTAAATAAGGTAAGAATATTGTATTTCagtaatttatcataaattcattaatttcatttatttttcagcTCATACCAAATTAATCTTCGTATCAAAACAAACAATAGGTCGTTTTTCCTTCAATATTTATGAAAAACGCATATtgttatttttcataatatacacaattcttttattttgaatttgagaaaattatataaacaactttttatgtttttgaaagattgaatAAGTCATTTAATCGATtcattaattgtattttgtcaAAGTGACACCTTTCAGTACTTCATTAATCAACtttgtgtgtctgtgtgtgatCATATGGGTGGAACATTGAAAACCTAGCTAGCAAAACATTGCACCTCCAGAAATTCCGTTCAACTTAAGAAataagacaaaaatatttttttcttaaaagataacaattatttttgccCCTCAGTGACACCACACCATTCCCCAACTTGTTGAAGTGGATATCTCTATTACGTCTAATGTCCAAAGGAGCACAAAGCATTTGCTTTGGTGTCATGAATGTTTCAAGTTGGGCTCAAACCAACAAAtgccatcttcttcttctttattttttaataactggCGCCACAAACAAGGATCCAAATGGGACAATTTGTGGCAATTCCCCCAAGAGAAATCAATGATTCACTTTCAAATGTTTGAAAACAAAGTCACTTTCAATCCTCGCCCATTGTACTTGATGTTTGTAattgaaaataagagaaatgctagtgaaatttttttgacatatcttttataattagtttatatttagtggaaataatcaattttagtgAGTCATGTATTTAAAGTAGAAGAGAATCATTAAATGAGATATAGTCTCATTAAAATTGgtgatttttattgaattttaatcaATGAAAAAGAAAGTATTAAAAGCGTATGAGAAATTGTCGTTCGCATAATAAAgtgtatgtgtgtatatatactaaaaatatcatttactaaaataaaaaattaacatattaagatattttcatttattgaataatagaaactaaaatgttaatataaatattatatatttttgtattcataatataacatattataatagcatatttattaatgaaatgaattaactttttatatgaacaaaaataatttgCTAATACAATGTAggataaataactattttagttTTGAACGTGTCAACCGATGACAATTAATTCcctgaaaaaatagaaatattaatttaacttctaaatgtgtaaaaagtgtgacaattACATTCTGTTGTTTAAgttttataagtttattttgtCATTAAGTTAATGTTCTATGACCAATCGACGATGATCACCTCAAGAGAGTGAATTAGAATATTGAGAGAgatcaagagagagagagagcaacaTAAAGGGGATTGAGATTTAGGGTAAACTCACAACAAAACTAgagaaactaatttttattgtttcacaaATAAAGGATAAAGttgttttaaaaactattaaaaaacaaaCTCAGTTCCAATTTTTTGGAACACCTAAACACATTTCCATtttgaaataacattttaatatcGAAAACTCACAATCACCACCAAAAGTTTGatgtgatttttcatttttagttttgaaatatttgaaaaacaaatccaaTTTTCGTTTtccatttttagtttcaatgttagaagatatgataatatattctgattttatataatttttatatctattagatttatttttaatcatatctTTAACTATTAGGTTAATTATCTTCAGTTTTATAATTGTTATATCTATTAGATTTATCTTTAGTCATATCTTTAGCTTGTAATCTTGTATATAAGTGAATGGTGCTTAATGAATTAttcaaggaaacaatttctttcATGGTATCAGATTGCTTAGGGAAAGATTTTTTAACCTTCCTTAGCCTTCCACACACAGGCCCTAGCGTCGTTcaacctctttcttctttttctccccTTCTTCTCCATCACCATGCCTGACTCAAAATCTACCTTTCACCCTGCTCTTGTTGTATCCAACATCAAGAATCATGTCTCAATCATTCTTGAGATGGAAAATGTCCAATACGCGACATGGGATGAACTTTTCAAAATTCACGCACAATCCCATAAGGTAATTGATCATATAATTCCTCTGCAGGATGACAAGCAGAAGGCGCCACCAACGGAGGAGGAGACAGAACTCTGGTTGACACTAGACACCACCGTTCTACAATGGATTTATGCCATCATTTCTTATGATCTTTTACATACTATTCTTGAACCCGACATCACTATAATGGAGGCTTAGAATAGGTTGCATGATATATTCCAAGATAACAAACACTCTCATGCCGTTACACTTGAGTATGATTTCACCCACACAAACATGGAGGCCTTTTCAAGTGTCTCTGCTTACTGTCAACATCTCAAATCACTATCGAATCAACTCAAGATCGTCGGCTTTCTGGTCGATAACAGTAGGTTGGTTCTGCAATTGGTGTCCGATCTCACTGAACCCTACAAGGGAGTGGCCACACTCATCCGTCAAAGTGATCCCTTGCCTCAGTTTTATCAAGCACGGTCGATGCTTGTTCTCAAAGAATCCGACCTCAAGAAGGCGGCTCAAACCTTGTCCTCCGCCATGGTGGCTCGTGACTTGGATGAATCTCAAGAGATGTCTGATCATTCATCAGCACGCCGCACAAATAATGGTGGAAAACGGTATTCAAACCGTGGCAATTCTAGAAAGAATCGCAACAACACTGGTGGTCGTGATAACTCAGGCGCTGGCAAGGGAGGCTGTGGTGGCGGTGGCAGCAATCGTGGGGGTGGACAACAGCAGCCCCAAAACAACCCCTGGCCTGCAAGACAACAATGGCCTTGGCAATGGATGCAATGGGTTGTTCCTCCTTGTCCGTACCCAACTGCTCCATGGGCCAGGCCCAATTATCAGCAACCTTTGCACCAATAGCCCGGTATTCTTGGGTCCAGACCTCAACAGGCATACACAGCCACAACTCCTACTCCAACATACATCGAGGCTGCAATGCACACCCTCGGTATTACTTCTCCGGACCCGAATTGGTATATGGACATCGGTGCCACCTCTCATATGACGTCCACCTCAGGTAATCTCACGTCTTATTTTAATATGAGCAACCATCGTGGTATCACTGTTGGTAATGGCCAATCAATTCCTATTCGTGGTTATGGTCAAACTAACTTGCCTTCCCCACATTCTCCTTTAGCCTTGAAAAATGTCCTTCATGCTCCTAAACTAATCAAAAAATTAGTATCGGTTAGAAAATTTACCATTGATAACTCTGTGACTATTGAATTTGATCCCTTTAGTTTTTTTGTGAAGGATTTTCATACAGGGATGCCTCTAATGAGGTGTGAGAGTCGGGGGGCGCTTTATCCTATCACCGAGTCCACCACTCCAGCCACTTCTTCCTCTACTTTTGCTGCCTTAGCTCCTTCTCTTTGGCATGAGCGGTTGGGACACCCGGGAGTATCTATCTTGCATTCTCTTAGgaagaataaatttattgaatgtaATCAAATTAGAGATTCTCGTATTTTTCATTCATGTTCTCTTGGAAAACATATTAAGTTACCTTTTGTTTTGTCACATTCTCATACTCTTATGCCATTTGATATTGTTCACACTGATCTTTGGACATCACCTGTTATGAGTTCCTCAGGGCACCGATATTATATCTTGTTGTTAGATGattattctaaatttttatggacttttcctttttcaaacAAATTATATGCTTCTTCCACATTCATAAATGGTATTTCTTTCCGATTGTCTTGTCCTCATACTTGTCCTCAAAATAGGAAAGCCAAAAGGACAATTCGTACAATTAACAATATTGTTCGTACTTCACTTGCCCATGCGTCATTACCTCCTTCCTTTTGGCATCATGCCTTGCAAATGGCGACTTACCTTCTCAATATTCTTCCTCATAAGTTATTGAACTATAAATCTCCTCTTAGGGTTCTTTATCATAAGGATCCAACCTATTCTCATCTTCAGGTTTTTGGGTGTTTATGTTATCCTCTATTTCCTTCCACTACCATAAATAAACTTCAACCCCGCTCTACTCCATGTGTTTTTTTGGGATATCCTTCGAATCGCCGTGGTTATAAATGCTATGACTTATCTTCtgggaaaataattataagtcGTCATGTCATTTTTGATGAGACACAATTTCCATTTGCTAAATTACATACTCCTCATATTCAGACTTATGATTTCTTAGATGATGGCCCAAACCCATACGTGGTCCACCATTTAGTGTCTCAATCCACTACTACTAATGCTCAAACTCCTGGTCTAGTTCCATTCGAGCCCAACTCCCCTAATATTGCAACCAGCCCAACCATTGAGCCAAAGAAGAATATTGTTAATTGTACGAATTGTCTAGCGACTACTTCCCCTCCTCCTAGTCCAGCCCATTCTTCACATCCCAGCCCACATCCTCGGGCTGTTACATGCAGCCAACATGGGATAGTTAAGCCAAAGAAGATCTTTAATCTTCATACCACTGTTGCTAAATCCCCTCTGCCACATAACCCCATGTCAGCCCTTCGGGACCCGAATTAGAAAAAGGCTATGGATGATGAATTTGATgctcttattaaaaataagacgTGGGAGTTGGTGCCCCGTCCACCTGATGTTAATGTAATTTGGTCATTGTGGATTTTTGCTCATAAAGAAAAATCTGATGGTTCTTTTGAGAGGCATAAAGCATGTCTTGTAGGTGATGGCAAAACTCAACAGGTTGGCATAGATTGTGGTGACACATTTAGTCTGGTGGTCAAACCAGCAACTATTCGCACAATTCTGAGTTTGGCTTTGTCTAAGGCATGGCCCATTCATCAACTTGACGTCAAAAATGCCTTCTTACATGGTGAACTTAATGAGACTGTCTACATGCATCAGCCTATGGGTTTTAGGGACCCGCAAAAACCTAATCATGTTTGTCTGTTAAAGAAGTCTCTATACGGGCTTAAACAGGCACCACGGGCTTGGTATAAGAGATTTGTTGATTTTGTTCATACACTCGGGTTCTCTCATAGCACTTCGGATCATTCTCTTTTCATCTATCGACAAGGTAGTTCTATggcttatattttgttatatatggaTGACATCATTTTGACTGCTTCCTTTGATGGGCTTCGTAAGTCTATTATTACCCTTCTTAGCTCGGAATTTGCTATGAAGGACTTGGGACAGTTGAGCTATTTTTTGGGCA contains the following coding sequences:
- the LOC114386154 gene encoding uncharacterized protein LOC114386154; the protein is MPDSKSTFHPALVVSNIKNHVSIILEMENVQYATWDELFKIHAQSHKVIDHIIPLQDDKQKAPPTEEETELWLTLDTTVLQWIYAIISYDLLHTILEPDITIMEA
- the LOC114386155 gene encoding uncharacterized protein LOC114386155, whose amino-acid sequence is MEAFSSVSAYCQHLKSLSNQLKIVGFLVDNSRLVLQLVSDLTEPYKGVATLIRQSDPLPQFYQARSMLVLKESDLKKAAQTLSSAMVARDLDESQEMSDHSSARRTNNGGKRYSNRGNSRKNRNNTGGRDNSGAGKGGCGGGGSNRGGGQQQPQNNPWPARQQWPWQWMQWVVPPCPYPTAPWARPNYQQPLHQ